CGGCCGGCGTAGATGGTCGGCACGTACCAGGTGCCGCGCCGCTTCATCAGCGACATGACTTCCGGGCTCATGTAGGTGCCGTGCTCGATGCTGGTGACGCCGCCGAGCACCGCGCGCTTCATGCCTTCCTCGCCGTGCGCGTGCGCGGCCACGCGGTAACCGTAGTCCTTGGCGGTATCGACGATCGCCTTGACCTCTT
This sequence is a window from Salifodinibacter halophilus. Protein-coding genes within it:
- a CDS encoding amidohydrolase family protein; this encodes PPGPTEGVINSIDDARQAVRQRYKEGSDVIKITATGGVLSYAKSGDAPQFTVEEVKAIVDTAKDYGYRVAAHAHGEEGMKRAVLGGVTSIEHGTYMSPEVMSLMKRRGTWYVPTIYAGR